The following DNA comes from Triticum aestivum cultivar Chinese Spring chromosome 3D, IWGSC CS RefSeq v2.1, whole genome shotgun sequence.
AGTTGAAATTCTAGGTCATGCTTGTATTAGAAAGATGAGAATTTCCAATGCAAGCTAAAATTGTAGTTGAGATCATTTCATTGGCAATCACATTTTATAGTCCTTTGCAATTAACTTTCAGACGTGCCATGCCCGTAAAATGCTGTTATGCGCTAAAAACACTTGCCTGGTAGCAACCGATGATGAGCAAAGATGGATACTTAGGGTGGAAAGCGCATGCATGAAACTTGCTCCCGGTGCTGTTGAGCTCTTGCACGCAGTTCTCATTCCCAGAATTCACAGACCATACTTTTACCGTGTCTTCACTGGTAGAGACAACATAGTCACCAGTGGGGCTCCAACAAAGTGAATCAACATGCTCTGTGTGACCCTGCAAAATTACCAAGATGGGGTTGAAGTTTTCTCTTGTCATGACCTAGGGAATTTTCAATTACTAGACAAGTAAATTCTTATTACAGCAGCCACCTGAGCACTTGGGAGAATACTCAGGCAAGAGCAATTTATCATAAATGCAAGTGAATCTCAAAAGGTTGAGTAAACAATTAGACAAGGAAGTAGACACCGAGATTTAGTTGGACACCATATCCTGATGCCACTTAGTGAACTAAACATAAGCAGATTATCTGCATCCAGTTGTGATGTAGAAATATAGAGGTTAGAGCCATCCAATACAAACCTCAAATATCCTAACACAAGCTTGTGTTTCCACATCCAGTATAGATACAACATTCTCTGAAGCTGCTGCAAGAAATCCACCATGACGTGGCTGAAATCTCAGCTGGCTTGAACCTCCCTACACAGGCATTACAAGAAAATAAATCAACAAACAGATGATCTGCAAGTGATATTTAAAACCATCTGCTGCTTGTGCTGGTGGCATCTCACTACTTTTAGAACAAAATTGTATGGACAAAGCAAAGCTACTAGAGATCGACAGAATGCTCAGTACGCAAAGTTTAGTAACCTTGAAATTTCGGACAGCCCTTCCGCTGCTGATACTCCAGAGCCGAATCTCACCATTCCCATCACAAGAACAAATGAGGTCATCCTTGTTTGGGTGAAAATCCACCGACATAACAGATGCTGAGTGCCCGGTAAACGTATGGACTGTATCATCTTGCTGGAAAAAACATTGCAGGAGTCGAATGTTAATGGCATGTTTATATAGTAAAACATACAACTTTGCTGCATTTGTAACTCTTAAGAAAACAAGGATAGACATCTCCCAAGCATCCAAATCAAATTAGAACCATCATACATATACCCCAGAACAAATAAGATCCACTTCCTAGACAAGAATTTGTGCCGTGTGAAGGAATCTAAGAACTGATGTTGGGGGTGGTGGGACCTTTCATGACAGGTAGCCTTGCCATGGACATTGCTTAAACTGCTCTCTTTTGTGAGTTTCACAGCCTAATTGACTATGCTTTCCAGTTTCAGCATAAAAGGTAACTGAGATGACATTAACACCTGAGTTACGAATAAAAAATAGCAATTTGATATTATCATTCGATGTTACTTGACAGAGTTGTGCAATGTAAGACAGGCGAATCACAAGGAAGCAGATGGGTAAGCAAAAGTTGGAGCGTTGACAAACCGCACAGGCTTACTTACATTGTCGACATCCCAGACCCTGACAGTTTTGTCAAATGATGATGTAGCAATACGTGGGATGCTTGGACCGAACCGTACATCGGTTATCAGAAGAGAATGCTCCTCCAATACTGCCTTTTGTTTTAAAGTTTCAGCATTCCACAATACCACCTGCATTGCAACATAACAGTTGTACATTTCAGTTTCAACACCAATTTTGGATGCAAGTCTCCAGAACTCAGACAATATCCCTTAGACTGAGCAGCCTGGTTAGTATGAACATGCATGTTTACCTTCTTATCATGACCCCCAGTAGCAAGTAGATTTCCATCTGATGAGAAGTGACAACATACAACCTTGTTGGTGCTTGCTCGAGCTGAAGAAATCTCTCGAAAGGTGAATCCTGCATAAAACATACACAAAATGTTAAATATGAAACAAACTTATGATACAACTTTCAAGTAAATAATGTAAATATAACATAATGAACCAGCATACTACTTCGACACCTGTTAGGCTTTCACTAAAAAAGGGACCAGGGTCTGTACACCTCACGGTTTCCATGCTAACCACAACCTAGTTCAGTTTACCCGATTGGGACCTGTGGGTACTACACTGGTAACCCAGGGAACCAGTGCCAATAATTGGCGTAAGCCTTTGGTACTAAACAGCTAGAACAAAGAATCGCACCTTTAGAAGAAGCCATAGAACGGCTGCGGGCATCACTTGGACCTGCAGCATCATCATGTGACAAGAATGAGTCCACGTTATCTCCCAAGCTGTCATCCTCCACCAAGCGATCCATGTCAGCCTACAGAAGTCAGGGCACAAAAGGATCAAGCAATAAACAAGGCACAAAAGGATCAACCAGTAGAACAGAGATGGGCTAATAATAGTAGTTGTACGTCCAAATACTTCCAAAGTACTAGTAAACAATAACTTACAATCTGGTTTGTTGGTGATTCCCTTGTGCCTGGGGCATCAGCACCAAAAACAACTAAGGCCTTTGATATACTAGCATTGTGGTGCATCGGTGGCATTGATATGGTGTCTCCTGGAGTATCTGTGGAAGGAGTTGAGGGTGCTGAGCTGGGGCAGGGGCCAGTAGTATTCATAGTACCAGAGCTGTTAGCTGGACCAGATGATGAGATAGGTTGTTTGCGTTTTCGCCCATTTTGATTCTTGGAAGCCTGCAAAACCATATCAGAGTTTGGGGTTTACAAACTTATGGAAACTTAAAGATTCAACAAAACGCAATAAGATGTTAAGATGATAAAATTGGATCATGCAGAACAGAGTAAAACCTGTTCGTTTCCACGAAAGGAATAGCACAAGCTTCCATCCATAGAAACACTCCCAGGCACCATTTTTTCATGATGGCCTGAGAAGTGATTTGAGCTTTGTGGTAGCTGGCTCAGTAATGATTGTTGAAGGAGCTGTTGCTGATTGCTGCTTTGCCGTTGCTGTTGTAAAGCAGCTATCTTCTACTACAAAGAGGGGAAGTGGTGAGGGTTTCTATTAAGATACAAAACATCATAAATGGTAGTGCTAGGGTAGAACTGATGGTAAGTGGTACTGGATAGCTGTTAAGAATATCATTAAGTACTTGAAAACAATAAGGATGTGTTAGCTAGATGATCATGTGATCATGCAAACTTCCAGACTGACAAAGAGCTGATTGTAACTGGACAGCCGTTAAGAATATCATTAAGTACTTGAAAACAATAAGGATGTGTTCTTACTCTATTAAGGTCAGGATGAACTCGTAGTAAATAGCTCCACCGACGCGAATTTCTACTCTCAAACATGATTATTGTTCGCGATTTGAATTTGTGTTCATTTTGAATGGAGGTGCACTAAGTTGTACAAGTTTAAAGTGATTCTAAGACGGAGGCCAAGCACATTGAGATTTGAAGCTACAAAAGGAAGTGTTTGGATAAGGCAATTCATTGTTGAACTATATCTTTGTGCACATGTAGGGTGCAAAAGACATTTTTAACCAAGGAATGAATTGAGCCTTCATGTGCTAATGTCAGAGATCCAAACAGTATTTCTTTGTGTACACAAATAGCATGTAGCCGCTTTCCTCTATTTATTTTTTGTAACAGCATTTCCTTTGATGTCAGAGCTAAGACCTCTAATGTTCCAGTTCAGAAAATTCCATTTCCGGTTTGTGGTATCCATGGTAGGTTAGGTAGATTGAAAGAAGCTGGAGGTAGCACACTAGGTAGATTGAAAGATGGAGGTAGCACACTAGGCTCTAAGGTGGGCAGTCCTGAAGGTGGGTGCCGGCAAGGAGGTAAGGAGCCCATTGAGATGATAGGCAAGGTTCGGCAATGACATAAAGACAGCAAACCAGCTCAACAGTTAGTTATAACAAATTATGACACTACATGTCAAATGCAGAAACAAACAAAGCTTAGATGTGGGGTCAAAGAGGCCCCAGGAGATGCAGATTAGTGAACGTCTTCACTGGTCACAGCAGCAGCCTCCTGAGGTGGCATGCTGCAACAATAATTTGCCAAGCTTTTGATGGATCTCGATGGGAAGTTCTGGGACTGGTTGCCGAATGAAAACTTCTCTACTCAATATTTTAGAATCAAGCTGGAAATAGGTTTTGGCAGGAGATTGCCCACTCTTGAAGAGTCAGCTCTTGACTGGGGAGGCAGAGGTCGGTTTGAACACACTGACTCTGGGCTTGGCAAAGTGGCGCTTGTAGACTAGCAGAGGCCCACTGCAACGGGCCTTGTGGACTTCGAATCTgccacttggggggggggggggggggcttgggttGGTCAATGGATCACCACTGACGTCAGAAACAGCCTGGAGCTGGAGAGTAGCCAACAGCTCAACCAGGTAGCCATGTCATCTACACAAACAAGAAGCAAGAGGCAAACTACCCTAGGATGGTTTTCTTATGATAAATTTAAATGAAGTTCGATGACAGTTCACTGAGCATAATTCAGGGGTGAACTTTAAATTCGGCCTGAAGCTCAGGAGGGTAATACGCACTTATCTCGTAAGAAAATTGATACTGCAGAATGCCAAGTTGTCAACATGGCATATTTTCTTATGACAGGTTTAAATAAATCCGATGAGTGATCCCCTTAAAAAGAATGATTGCTCAGTGGCCAAAATTCAGTGTTTGTATTATGGCAGGAACCAATGGGGAGacacaaaagaaaagaaacaagGCGTGAGACTACATACATAAAGCCACAGTAAAAGTATGGGCAGTTATATGCATATAACATAAATAGTACGTCGAACTTACCTTCATCAGCATATCTGTCTCCATTGGCTGCACATGTGAATACATGTTCTGCAGTGAAGGCCCCACGCTAGGAATAATATCTGTGAATGCGTTTGACTGACCATCCCTTCGACTGCTCAAAAGCACCCGAAGCCTTCGGGCATCCATCTCTCCAGATGAAGATGTAATATTTTGCTGTGCTTG
Coding sequences within:
- the LOC123077562 gene encoding transcriptional corepressor LEUNIG isoform X2, with product MAQDSWDADKILDVYIHDYLVKRNLQNTAKAFQAESNLSPDPVAIDAPGGFLFEWWSVFWDIFISRTNDKHSDVATSYIETQSIKAREQQSSLQQQQQHPHSQQSAQQIQMQQLMLQRQQQEQQQQEQTQQQQQHPQQQQQQRRQQKQQQRNESSYLPTSPQNGSVSADPPTQLNTVTTSSLSAKAYEERMKISAQRDTLDEASVKQRFNENAGQLLESNPASLLKSAALSAQASGQIFQGSAGGVSGTLQQAQARNLQLQGSTQEIKVDSNATLNLRAAGADGSLLGVPGTNPAGHNMTLKGWPLTGLDQFRSGFLQQKSFMQNPQALQHLQFLTQQQQQQQQLLLQAQQNITSSSGEMDARRLRVLLSSRRDGQSNAFTDIIPSVGPSLQNMYSHVQPMETDMLMKKIAALQQQRQSSNQQQLLQQSLLSQLPQSSNHFSGHHEKMVPGSVSMDGSLCYSFRGNEQASKNQNGRKRKQPISSSGPANSSGTMNTTGPCPSSAPSTPSTDTPGDTISMPPMHHNASISKALVVFGADAPGTRESPTNQIADMDRLVEDDSLGDNVDSFLSHDDAAGPSDARSRSMASSKGFTFREISSARASTNKVVCCHFSSDGNLLATGGHDKKVVLWNAETLKQKAVLEEHSLLITDVRFGPSIPRIATSSFDKTVRVWDVDNQDDTVHTFTGHSASVMSVDFHPNKDDLICSCDGNGEIRLWSISSGRAVRNFKGGSSQLRFQPRHGGFLAAASENVVSILDVETQACVRIFEGHTEHVDSLCWSPTGDYVVSTSEDTVKVWSVNSGNENCVQELNSTGSKFHACAFHPKYPSLLIIGCYQSLELWDMVENRSMTVAAHDGLISALASSSSGLVASVSHDKHVKLWK
- the LOC123077562 gene encoding transcriptional corepressor LEUNIG isoform X1, with the translated sequence MAQDSWDADKISLDVYIHDYLVKRNLQNTAKAFQAESNLSPDPVAIDAPGGFLFEWWSVFWDIFISRTNDKHSDVATSYIETQSIKAREQQSSLQQQQQHPHSQQSAQQIQMQQLMLQRQQQEQQQQEQTQQQQQHPQQQQQQRRQQKQQQRNESSYLPTSPQNGSVSADPPTQLNTVTTSSLSAKAYEERMKISAQRDTLDEASVKQRFNENAGQLLESNPASLLKSAALSAQASGQIFQGSAGGVSGTLQQAQARNLQLQGSTQEIKVDSNATLNLRAAGADGSLLGVPGTNPAGHNMTLKGWPLTGLDQFRSGFLQQKSFMQNPQALQHLQFLTQQQQQQQQLLLQAQQNITSSSGEMDARRLRVLLSSRRDGQSNAFTDIIPSVGPSLQNMYSHVQPMETDMLMKKIAALQQQRQSSNQQQLLQQSLLSQLPQSSNHFSGHHEKMVPGSVSMDGSLCYSFRGNEQASKNQNGRKRKQPISSSGPANSSGTMNTTGPCPSSAPSTPSTDTPGDTISMPPMHHNASISKALVVFGADAPGTRESPTNQIADMDRLVEDDSLGDNVDSFLSHDDAAGPSDARSRSMASSKGFTFREISSARASTNKVVCCHFSSDGNLLATGGHDKKVVLWNAETLKQKAVLEEHSLLITDVRFGPSIPRIATSSFDKTVRVWDVDNQDDTVHTFTGHSASVMSVDFHPNKDDLICSCDGNGEIRLWSISSGRAVRNFKGGSSQLRFQPRHGGFLAAASENVVSILDVETQACVRIFEGHTEHVDSLCWSPTGDYVVSTSEDTVKVWSVNSGNENCVQELNSTGSKFHACAFHPKYPSLLIIGCYQSLELWDMVENRSMTVAAHDGLISALASSSSGLVASVSHDKHVKLWK
- the LOC123077562 gene encoding transcriptional corepressor LEUNIG isoform X3; the protein is MAQDSWDADKISLDVYIHDYLVKRNLQNTAKAFQAESNLSPDPVAIDAPGGFLFEWWSVFWDIFISRTNDKHSDVATSYIETQSIKAREQQSSLQQQQQHPHSQQSAQQIQMQQLMLQRQQQEQQQQEQTQQQQQHPQQQQQQRRQQKQQQRNESSYLPTSPQNGSVSADPPTQLNTVTTSSLSAKAYEERMKISAQRDTLDEASVKQRFNENAGQLLESNPASLLKSAALSAQASGQIFQGSAGGVSGTLQQAQARNLQLQGSTQEIKVDSNATLNLRAAGADGSLLGVPGTNPAGHNMTLKGWPLTNPQALQHLQFLTQQQQQQQQLLLQAQQNITSSSGEMDARRLRVLLSSRRDGQSNAFTDIIPSVGPSLQNMYSHVQPMETDMLMKKIAALQQQRQSSNQQQLLQQSLLSQLPQSSNHFSGHHEKMVPGSVSMDGSLCYSFRGNEQASKNQNGRKRKQPISSSGPANSSGTMNTTGPCPSSAPSTPSTDTPGDTISMPPMHHNASISKALVVFGADAPGTRESPTNQIADMDRLVEDDSLGDNVDSFLSHDDAAGPSDARSRSMASSKGFTFREISSARASTNKVVCCHFSSDGNLLATGGHDKKVVLWNAETLKQKAVLEEHSLLITDVRFGPSIPRIATSSFDKTVRVWDVDNQDDTVHTFTGHSASVMSVDFHPNKDDLICSCDGNGEIRLWSISSGRAVRNFKGGSSQLRFQPRHGGFLAAASENVVSILDVETQACVRIFEGHTEHVDSLCWSPTGDYVVSTSEDTVKVWSVNSGNENCVQELNSTGSKFHACAFHPKYPSLLIIGCYQSLELWDMVENRSMTVAAHDGLISALASSSSGLVASVSHDKHVKLWK